In the [Clostridium] colinum genome, one interval contains:
- a CDS encoding GNAT family N-acetyltransferase gives MTLETDRLFLRTFTENDLDDFFEYAKTEEIGLNAGWIPHTSKEDSKIILNMFIKDKNTFAIVYKKNNKVIGSISLSKDKLRSGVNSKCLGYVLSKDYWGKGIMTEAVKKIVQYCFVTLDLDILSVSHFKDNIASKRVIEKNGFIYEGTIRKSFLLYNGTLKDKCLYSLSKLDFILSNI, from the coding sequence ATGACTTTAGAAACAGATAGACTTTTTTTAAGAACATTTACAGAAAATGATTTAGATGATTTTTTTGAATATGCCAAAACAGAAGAAATTGGGTTAAATGCTGGTTGGATACCACACACATCAAAAGAAGATTCTAAAATAATTTTAAATATGTTTATAAAAGACAAAAATACTTTTGCTATTGTATATAAAAAAAATAATAAAGTTATTGGGTCTATAAGTTTAAGTAAAGATAAATTACGCTCTGGTGTAAATTCAAAATGCTTGGGATATGTTTTATCTAAAGACTATTGGGGTAAGGGAATAATGACAGAAGCCGTTAAAAAAATAGTGCAATATTGCTTTGTTACATTAGATTTAGATATATTATCTGTATCGCATTTTAAGGATAATATAGCATCTAAAAGAGTTATAGAAAAAAATGGATTTATTTACGAAGGAACTATAAGAAAAAGTTTTTTGCTCTATAATGGTACATTAAAAGATAAATGTTTATATTCATTGTCTAAACTAGATTTTATACTCTCAAATATATAG
- a CDS encoding glucose-6-phosphate isomerase, with product MKIRLDYNNMMQEFVGKMGVSRADIDALDLQKAKQAMIDKRANGKMDWRDLPYNQEEVCNEIISYVEEVKDKFDAFVVLGIGGSALGPISVQQAINHPYYNEISREKRGGYPKFYVADNVDPEKLVYLFETIDITKTMFNVISKSGSTSETMSQFMIIKKLLEEKLGDKANEHIVCTTDKENGNLIKIAKEENYKTFIIPAGVGGRFSEFTPVGLLPAAFCGIDIKELLKGAAVMDEMCKNDDIYKNPGFMYAILNYLTMKNGQNISVMMPYADSLKFIADWYAQLWAESLGKKYDNEGNEVHVGSTPVKALGATDQHSQVQLYAEGPFDKIITFIGVEKFKKSITIPEIYTDIPSLGFLAGVTQDDLIKTEQIATEYALLKAGKPNMTITLPEVNENTLGQLLYLFEVATAFTGELLNINAFDQPGVEEGKNATYAYFGRPGYEEKKKELDSMPNKKDEYII from the coding sequence ATGAAAATACGTTTAGATTATAACAATATGATGCAAGAATTTGTTGGTAAAATGGGTGTTTCTAGAGCAGATATAGATGCATTAGACTTACAAAAAGCTAAACAAGCTATGATAGACAAACGTGCTAATGGTAAAATGGACTGGAGAGATTTACCATATAATCAAGAAGAAGTTTGTAATGAAATAATATCTTATGTAGAAGAAGTTAAAGATAAATTTGATGCTTTTGTTGTTCTTGGTATAGGCGGTTCTGCACTTGGCCCTATATCTGTACAACAAGCAATAAATCATCCTTATTACAATGAAATATCTAGAGAAAAAAGAGGAGGCTATCCTAAATTTTATGTTGCAGATAATGTAGACCCAGAAAAATTAGTATATCTTTTCGAAACAATAGATATTACTAAAACTATGTTTAATGTAATATCAAAATCTGGTTCTACATCTGAAACAATGAGCCAATTTATGATTATTAAAAAGCTTCTTGAAGAAAAATTAGGTGATAAAGCAAACGAACATATTGTTTGTACAACAGACAAAGAAAATGGAAACCTTATAAAAATAGCTAAAGAAGAAAACTATAAAACATTTATTATACCAGCTGGTGTTGGTGGTAGATTTAGTGAGTTTACACCTGTTGGATTATTACCAGCAGCCTTTTGTGGAATTGATATTAAAGAGCTTTTAAAAGGTGCAGCTGTTATGGATGAAATGTGTAAAAACGATGATATTTATAAAAATCCAGGTTTTATGTATGCTATCCTTAACTATTTAACTATGAAAAATGGGCAAAATATAAGCGTTATGATGCCTTATGCCGACTCTTTAAAATTTATAGCAGACTGGTATGCACAACTTTGGGCAGAAAGTCTTGGTAAAAAATATGATAACGAAGGAAATGAAGTTCATGTAGGGTCTACACCAGTAAAAGCATTAGGTGCAACAGACCAACATTCACAAGTACAACTTTATGCTGAAGGTCCTTTTGATAAAATAATTACATTTATAGGTGTAGAAAAATTCAAAAAATCTATAACTATACCAGAAATATATACAGATATACCAAGCCTTGGATTTTTAGCAGGTGTAACACAAGATGACCTTATCAAAACAGAACAAATAGCTACAGAGTATGCTTTATTAAAAGCAGGCAAACCTAATATGACTATTACGTTACCAGAAGTAAACGAAAATACTTTAGGTCAGTTATTATATTTATTTGAAGTTGCAACAGCTTTTACAGGAGAGCTTTTAAACATTAATGCTTTTGACCAACCAGGTGTTGAAGAAGGTAAAAATGCAACTTATGCTTATTTTGGCAGACCAGGATATGAAGAAAAGAAAAAAGAATTAGATTCTATGCCAAATAAAAAAGATGAATATATAATATAA
- a CDS encoding FtsK/SpoIIIE family DNA translocase, with the protein MAKIENKKDNTKGKKAIKNNPPKKPINSSLSLEITSILIICFSILLIISIFFGSGGFLGKALSSLFKGLFGIGAYLLPIIMIVCSVYVFFSQNNKINIFKVVLSIIVFILLITFFHIATRQDISSFSNYFTYLANEYKTAKFLDGGVLGALVGDLFLKVLGVLASYIFIIILFIASIFLLTGKSFFTSVYKWFKNLSNYFYYEYDIEEEYEEDINLPVKKNKNIISKIKNIMPNKSTYYEDEQEEIYETHNKNNYLENEYKKPTIKRYNNYIFDGTYKYRRIQKPVFFDMSKAPKNNKDRKIIFAIDEINNPEKYRNITYNKPLENNFNNNDTNNTNIINNLKEENIYNTTANVVKNFENTSSKSSTNDDLFKIKSKEEYINNVYMKKKTDTPINREFDIDLKFIDNNIDDIFENPPEQFLSDNVESNYLNNLDNFYNFNEDDDIEEELQEVENIEEKAKFENLVENNEKIVYNEYDEETKYDNIIDDTLNEEIITNDLNSTINNDDCPFDIEDNNLEASPIVQNNSLQNKPISNIKKDKDDFTIINQDSHKSAYQQVNNNNIKNLDKTENINEPVIIKPDVEKMVTSAIVEEDIKREYIFPKLDFLSKNPNENNENNDIELRENSYILVKTLKSFNVTAQVINISKGPSVTRYELSIEDGIKVSKILGLADNLALSLAASSIRIEAPIPGKSAVGIEIPNKEVKSVFLSEVICAEKFQKFPSKVAFGLGKDITGNVIVTDIAKMPHMLIAGATGSGKSVCINTLITSILYKANPNEVKLMMIDPKVVELSVYNGIPHLLTPVVTEPEKAAGVLNWAVSEMMERYNLFAQTGTRNLVGYNSLIEEKGEEKLPQIIIIIDELADLMMVAAKEVEASICRLAQLARAAGIHLIIATQRPSVDVITGLIKANIPSRIAFAVSSGTDSRTVLDTVGAEKLLGKGDMLFRSVDMNKPLRIQGAFISDKEVEHIVTFIKENSSPNYDETIINKIENSTKSNDSLSSDSSDEITEDVIAFLVKKGKASTSMIQRQFRIGYNRAARIIEELEDRGIVSSENGSKQRDVLMDRYQYEEYLNRYNNY; encoded by the coding sequence ATGGCTAAAATAGAAAATAAAAAGGATAATACAAAAGGTAAAAAAGCTATAAAAAATAATCCACCTAAAAAGCCTATTAATTCTAGCCTATCTTTAGAGATAACGTCTATACTCATAATTTGTTTTAGCATACTGCTTATAATAAGTATATTTTTTGGCAGTGGAGGTTTTTTAGGTAAGGCTCTTAGTAGCCTTTTTAAAGGACTATTTGGTATAGGTGCTTATTTGTTGCCAATAATAATGATTGTTTGTAGTGTATATGTATTTTTTTCACAAAATAATAAAATAAATATTTTTAAGGTTGTTTTATCTATTATAGTTTTTATTCTTTTAATTACATTTTTTCACATTGCAACTAGACAAGATATTAGTAGTTTTTCAAACTATTTCACATATTTAGCTAATGAATATAAAACTGCTAAATTTTTAGATGGTGGTGTTTTAGGAGCTTTAGTAGGAGATTTATTTTTAAAAGTGCTTGGTGTTTTAGCAAGTTATATTTTTATTATAATATTATTTATCGCTTCTATATTTCTTTTAACAGGTAAATCTTTTTTTACAAGTGTTTATAAATGGTTTAAAAATTTATCAAACTACTTTTACTACGAATATGACATAGAAGAAGAATATGAAGAAGATATTAATTTACCTGTTAAAAAAAATAAAAATATTATATCAAAAATAAAAAATATAATGCCTAATAAAAGCACTTATTATGAAGATGAACAAGAAGAAATATATGAAACTCATAATAAAAATAATTATTTAGAAAATGAATATAAAAAACCAACAATAAAAAGATATAATAACTATATATTTGATGGAACTTATAAATATAGACGTATACAAAAACCTGTTTTCTTTGATATGAGCAAAGCTCCCAAAAATAATAAAGATAGAAAAATTATTTTTGCTATAGATGAAATTAATAATCCAGAAAAATATAGAAATATTACCTACAACAAACCTTTAGAAAATAATTTTAATAATAATGATACTAACAATACAAATATTATAAATAATTTAAAAGAAGAAAATATTTATAATACAACAGCTAATGTAGTTAAAAATTTTGAAAATACTTCTTCAAAAAGTTCTACAAATGACGATTTATTTAAAATAAAATCTAAAGAAGAATATATTAATAATGTTTATATGAAAAAGAAAACAGATACACCTATAAACCGTGAATTTGACATAGATTTAAAATTTATAGATAATAATATAGATGATATTTTTGAAAATCCACCGGAACAATTTTTATCCGATAATGTAGAAAGTAATTATTTAAATAATTTAGATAATTTTTATAATTTTAATGAAGATGATGATATAGAAGAAGAATTACAAGAAGTAGAAAATATAGAAGAAAAGGCAAAATTTGAAAATTTAGTGGAAAATAATGAAAAAATAGTATATAATGAATACGATGAAGAAACTAAATATGACAATATTATAGATGATACATTAAATGAAGAAATTATAACAAATGATTTAAACAGTACCATCAATAATGATGATTGCCCTTTTGACATAGAAGATAATAATTTAGAAGCTTCGCCAATAGTTCAAAATAATAGTTTACAAAATAAACCTATATCTAACATTAAAAAAGATAAAGATGATTTTACTATTATAAATCAAGATTCTCATAAGTCAGCCTACCAACAAGTTAATAACAATAATATTAAAAATTTAGATAAAACCGAAAATATAAATGAACCTGTTATTATTAAACCAGATGTAGAAAAAATGGTAACAAGTGCAATAGTAGAAGAAGATATTAAAAGAGAATATATTTTCCCAAAACTTGACTTTTTATCTAAAAATCCTAATGAAAATAATGAAAATAACGATATAGAGCTTAGAGAAAATTCATATATATTAGTAAAAACATTAAAAAGCTTTAATGTGACTGCTCAAGTTATAAACATAAGCAAAGGCCCATCTGTTACTAGATATGAATTATCTATTGAAGATGGTATAAAAGTTAGTAAAATTTTAGGACTTGCCGATAACCTTGCCCTTAGTCTTGCCGCTAGCTCTATTAGGATTGAAGCTCCTATACCAGGTAAATCTGCCGTTGGTATAGAAATACCTAATAAAGAAGTAAAAAGTGTATTTTTAAGTGAAGTAATATGCGCAGAAAAATTTCAAAAATTTCCTTCAAAAGTTGCTTTTGGCTTAGGTAAAGACATAACTGGTAATGTTATAGTTACCGATATAGCAAAAATGCCTCATATGCTTATAGCTGGTGCTACAGGCTCTGGTAAAAGTGTTTGTATAAATACTCTTATAACAAGTATATTATATAAAGCAAACCCTAATGAAGTTAAACTTATGATGATAGACCCAAAAGTTGTAGAACTTAGCGTTTATAACGGAATACCACATCTTTTAACACCTGTTGTTACAGAACCTGAAAAAGCCGCTGGTGTTTTAAATTGGGCTGTATCTGAAATGATGGAAAGATATAATCTTTTTGCACAAACTGGTACAAGAAATCTTGTAGGATATAACTCTTTAATAGAAGAAAAAGGCGAAGAAAAGTTACCTCAAATTATAATTATTATAGATGAATTAGCAGACCTTATGATGGTTGCTGCAAAAGAAGTAGAAGCTTCTATATGTAGACTTGCTCAGCTTGCAAGGGCCGCTGGTATTCACCTTATTATTGCAACACAAAGACCTTCTGTTGATGTTATCACTGGTCTTATTAAAGCAAATATCCCTTCTAGGATAGCTTTTGCAGTGTCTAGTGGTACAGACTCTCGTACTGTTTTAGATACTGTTGGGGCAGAAAAGCTACTTGGTAAAGGTGATATGCTATTTAGGTCTGTTGATATGAATAAGCCTCTTAGAATACAAGGTGCTTTTATATCCGACAAAGAAGTTGAACATATTGTAACATTTATAAAAGAAAATAGTAGCCCTAATTATGACGAAACAATAATTAACAAAATAGAAAATTCTACAAAATCTAACGATAGCCTTTCATCTGATTCATCTGATGAAATTACAGAAGATGTTATAGCATTTTTAGTAAAAAAAGGTAAAGCCTCTACATCTATGATACAACGTCAATTTAGGATAGGCTATAATAGAGCTGCTAGAATTATAGAAGAGCTAGAAGATAGAGGTATAGTTTCTTCAGAAAACGGTAGCAAGCAACGTGATGTCTTAATGGATAGATATCAATATGAAGAATATCTAAATAGATATAATAACTATTAA
- a CDS encoding cation diffusion facilitator family transporter: MTNLLIRLFIKDYKNIKDETVRKRYGELGSFIGICSNVMLFIIKFLIGVFINSVAIMADSFNNLSDSLSSIITLLGFKLGSKPADEQHPFGHGRMEYISGLIVSFIIMLIGFEFLRTSFFKIITPENITFSYATIFILLITVIIKVWQALFNKKIGKLINSHSLIATAADSRNDVIVTSVTILSLIIFKFFNINLDGYFGVIVALFLMYSGFNLARETLSPLLGEAIDNDLAEKIKDICLSYDGIIGIHDLLVHNYGPNKSIASLHLEVPSNVDINKSHEIIDIIEKRIQDELNIFLTIHMDPVNLNDDRIDKIVKTIHNVCKKYDENIDTHDHRLVDGENTINFIFDLVIPYNFSKDKEHNLILDIKNSVMSLDKRYKCIINIEKSFINK, encoded by the coding sequence ATGACTAATTTATTAATAAGATTATTTATAAAAGACTACAAAAATATTAAAGATGAAACTGTTAGAAAAAGATATGGGGAGTTAGGCAGTTTTATTGGTATATGTAGCAATGTTATGTTGTTTATAATAAAATTTTTAATAGGTGTTTTTATAAATAGTGTTGCTATAATGGCAGATTCTTTTAACAATCTATCAGATAGTTTATCTTCTATAATAACACTATTAGGGTTTAAACTTGGGTCAAAACCAGCAGATGAACAACACCCTTTTGGACACGGTCGAATGGAATATATATCTGGGCTTATTGTTTCATTTATAATAATGCTTATAGGCTTTGAATTTTTAAGAACTTCATTTTTTAAAATTATAACGCCAGAAAATATCACTTTTAGCTATGCAACTATTTTTATACTGTTAATAACTGTTATAATAAAAGTATGGCAAGCTTTATTTAACAAAAAAATAGGTAAGCTTATAAACTCACATTCTCTAATAGCAACTGCAGCAGATAGTAGAAATGATGTTATAGTAACATCTGTTACAATATTATCTCTTATAATATTTAAATTTTTTAATATAAATTTAGATGGATATTTCGGCGTGATAGTAGCATTATTTTTAATGTATTCTGGATTTAACCTTGCAAGAGAAACTTTATCTCCTCTTTTAGGTGAAGCTATTGATAATGACCTTGCAGAAAAAATAAAAGATATATGCTTAAGCTATGATGGTATAATAGGTATCCACGATTTATTAGTCCATAATTATGGTCCTAATAAAAGTATTGCTTCTTTACATCTTGAAGTACCTAGCAATGTTGATATAAATAAATCTCACGAAATTATAGATATAATAGAAAAAAGAATACAAGATGAACTTAACATATTTTTGACTATACATATGGACCCTGTAAACTTAAATGACGATAGAATAGACAAAATAGTTAAAACTATACATAATGTTTGTAAAAAATATGATGAAAACATAGATACTCACGACCATAGATTAGTAGATGGTGAAAATACAATAAATTTTATATTTGATTTAGTTATACCCTACAACTTTTCAAAAGATAAGGAGCATAATCTTATACTAGATATAAAAAATAGCGTAATGTCTTTAGATAAAAGATATAAATGTATAATTAACATAGAGAAAAGTTTTATAAATAAATAA